The sequence below is a genomic window from Flavobacterium sediminilitoris.
AATGGTTGTATACTCTTTTAAACTATCAGGAATAATTCCGTTTTTGTTTTTTAAAACATAAGTAAAGGCTTTTTCAGCATTTGGCCAAGGATTTGTTACTTTAACAATAGAATACCCTTCATATTTATGAATAGCGAAACCAGTTGCATGTTTGATTTGATTATCAGAATGTTGCGTGATTTTAGTTTTTGTAGTTGATTTTTCTTGGCAACTAATAATTATAAAACTAGTTAAAAATAAGACTCTAAAAAGCAATTTCATGGCATTAATTATGTTTGCGCAAATGTATGAAAAATTATAGGCTTCAATTTTATTAAAGTTTAAAAATAGTATCTTTACGCAATGAATACGGTTAGAGAAAAAATATGTAGTGTTTGCCAAATTCCCTTTGGTTGTGGCAATCCATCGAAAGAAATTTCATGTTGGTGTAATGAATTGCCTCCTATTTTTTCATTGGATCAAATAGCAGATTGTTTGTGTCCTGCTTGTTTAAAACAAGCAACAATTAAGAAAATAGACGAATATGTTGCAACTATTACACCTGAAAACAGCCTAACTAATAAGGCAAAAGATTTGCCTAAAACAACTCATTTAGTAGAAAATATAGATTATTATTTAGAAAATGGAAATTATGTATTTACCAAATGGTTTCATTTAAAAAGAGGTAGTTGCTGTGCTAACGGTTGTAGACATTGTCCGTATTAATTATTTTAATGGTGAATTATTAATTAGTAAATAATGACAATATAAAAAAAACAAACATAGCAACTTGTTTTTATAAATAAGAGTAACTCTAAAACTAATGAGAAACATAATCAAACTAAAAAATAATGTCTACACAATCCAAATCCATTAATAATCAATCATCAACCATTAATAATTAACTCAATGTTTTATTTAATAACAGGAGGAGAACGCTCAGGAAAAAGCGGTTACGGACAAGATTTAGCAATGTCTTTATCAAAAAATCCAATGTATGTAGCAACAGCGCGCAACTGGGATGGAGATTTTCAAAAGCGAATTGATCGTCATCAAAAAGATAGAGATGAAAATTGGATAAATATTGAAAAAGAAAAACACTTAAGCGAGATTGATTTTTCAGGAAAAGTAGCTTTGATTGATTGTGTAACGCTTTGGCTAACTAATTTCTTTGTAGATACTAAAAACGATGTGGAATTGTGTTTAGAACAGGCTAAAAAAGAAATTGAATTAGTATTACAACAAGAAGATATTACTTTAATTGTTATAACCAATGAAATAGGGATGGGTGTTCATGCAGCTACACACGTGGGTAGGAAATTCACCGAATTACAAGGTTGGATAAACCAATATTTAGCTAAAAAAGCAGATAAAGTAGTTTTAATGGTTTCAGGAATTCCTGTGCCAATTAAATAAAAGATATGAAAGTTTTAAGTTCTTGGAGCGGAGGAAAAGATAGTTGCTATGCTCTAATGCAAGCTGTTAAAGAGGGTTTACAACCAACTGTTTTATTAAACATGATGAATGAAAATGGAAAAGTATCACGTTCGCATGGTATTCCATTGGCTATTTTAGAACAGCAAGCCACTCAAATAAACGTACCTTTAGTAGCTGTTCCAGCTTCATGGTCACAATATGAAGAAAATTATATTGCTACGTTACATAAAATTAAAGAAGAGTATCAAATAGAAGGAGTTGTTTTTGGAGATATTGATTTAGAATCACATCGTGAATGGGAAGAAAAAGTATGTAAAGCAGCAAATTTGAAGGCTTTTTTACCCTTGTGGCAACAAGATAGAATTGCATTAGTGAACCAAATGCTTAATGCGGGAATTGAAACAATGATTGTTTCTTGCAATTTAGAAATGGGAGAGAACTATTTAGGGAAAATACTAACGAAAGAATTAGCCTTAGAATTAGAAGCAAAAGGAATTGATCCTTGCGGAGAAAATGGAGAATTTCACACCCTAGTTATAAATTGTCCATTATTTAGAAACCAAATTCAATTGCCTAAATTTGAAGTGAAAACCTATGATAACTATTGTTTTGTAGTTTGGGAATAAAATTTAATAGGAGACTGATACGAAATAATAGTTCACGCAGATTTTGCTGATTTTTATGTTTGGAATTAGCTTCTCGATATGTTTCTTACTTGAAATGACGTGGTTTGTGTGAATTGAGTATGTGATTACATTACGTTAGTTTGAGTGTTTTTATGAAATGAAGTGGAATAAAAAATGTATCGAGAACATTTAAAACAAACAAATATTCAGAAAAGAATTAAAATTAAATGAAAGATTTATACGAAATAATAACATCACGAAGAGATACACGTCATTTTACAACAGATAAAGTACCTAATGAAGTGCTTGAGAAAGCTATTGAAGCAGGTCATCATGCTCCGTCTGTTGGTTTAACAGATGCGACTCGTTATTATGTTATTGAATCAGTAAGTATAAAAAAGAAGATAAAAGAATTGTTTTTAACTTATCATGAAAAAGCAGCCAATGCTACAGATGATGAAGCACAAAAAGAATCCTATTTGAAATTAAAACTAGAAGCTATAGAAGAAGCACCTATCGGAATGGTAATTGCGTATGATCGTTCTGTTTTAGATTCATTTACTATTGGAACAATTGGAAGTAATGAAGCTATAAAGTTTAGTGCGGTTTGTGCTGCGCAAAATATATGGTTGTCTTTAACCGAACAAGGCTATTCTATGGGTTGGGTTTCTATTTTAAATTATTACGATTTCAAAAGCATTTTAAATATTCCAGAACACATTGAACCTTTAGGGTATTTCTGTATAGGAAAACCCGCAACAGATTATGGAAATCAACCCATGTTGCAACAATTACATTGGAAAGAGAAAAAAACTGTTGCTAATGTAATTAAAGTGAAAGAAATACAAGAAGTAACTAAAACAACTTTTACTATTGAAAAAGAAACAACTTTTAAAAGTGAGGATTTAGTTCAGAAATTACAATACAAAATAGACCATAAAACCAAACCTGAAGGTGCTTTAGGACTTTTAGAAAAATTAGCGTTACAAATAGGATTGGCTTTTAAAACGGAAACACCACAAATTCAAAATCCACATATTGTTGTTTTTGCTGCCGATCATGGAATTGCAAATCACGGTGTAAGTGCTTATCCACAAGAAGTAACGCGTCAAATGATAACTAACTTTTTGGAAGGTGGTGCAGCTATTAATGTTTTCTGCAAGCAAAGCAACATTGCTTTAGAAATAGTGGATGCAGGAGTGAATTATGATTTTCCAACGAATATCAACCTCATTAATAAAAAAGTAGCCAAAGGCACGCAATCCTTTTTGCAAACGGCAGCTATGAGTTACACGGAAATGGAGTTGTGTTTTCAAAACGGAGCTACTGTTGTAAATGAGATTCATCAAAAAGGTTCTAATTGTATTGGTTTTGGTGAAATGGGTATTGGGAATACTTCAACTGCTTCCGTTTTAATGACTGTTTTAACTTCTTTTTCAATTGAAGAGTGTGTAGGAAAAGGAACAGGCGTTACTAATGAAAAATTAGAAAACAAAATAAATATTCTTTCAAAAGCAATTCAAAATTATACAGGTTCAAATGAATTAGAAGAACTTATAGCTCATTTTGGAGGATTTGAAATTTTACAAATGGCAGGCGGAATGTTGCAAGCGTATCAAAATAACATGCTCATTTTAGTAGATGGATTCATTTCGAGTGTTGCCTTTTTAATCGCTTATAAAAAGAAGCCAGCAATAAAAGCTAATACTATCTTTTGTCATTGTTCGGAAGAAAAAGCACATAAAACATTGTTGGATTATTTAGAAGTTGAACCTGTTTTACATTTAAATATGCGATTAGGAGAGGGAAGTGGTTGTGCGGTTGCGTTTCCAATTATACAATCGGCTATAGGTTTTTTAAATGAAATGGCTAGTTTTGAAAGTTCAGGTGTAAGTAATAAATAAATTAAAAATGAAAAAAGAAATCGATATATTTTTTACAGCACTGATGTTTTATACCAGAATTCCTTGCCCAAAAAAAATTACACACGATCCTGATTATTTGAACAAGGCTACTCGTTATTTTCCTTTAATTGGTTGGATTGTAGGTTTGTTTTCAGGAGTAGTATTTATTGCTTTTACTCAAATTTTACCTGTAACTATTTCTGTTCTGTTGAGTATGATTGCTAGTATTTTAACAACAGGAGCCTTTCATGAAGACGGTTTTGCCGATGTTTGTGATGGTTTTGGCGGTGGTTGGAACAAAGAGAAAATTCTGAAAATAATGAAAGATAGTGCTATTGGTGCTTATGGCGCTATTGGAATTTTACTTTTATTGGTTTTAAAATATAGTGTTTTAGTTGAAATTTTATCAGCTCAATCGAATATTGTTACAATTCTTTTAATTTTTATAGCGGCTCATGCTGTAAGCCGTTGGGCAGCAGCAACCATTATTTTTACTAATGAGTATGTTCGTGAAGATGAATTAAGTAAAAGCAAACCCATTGCAAAGAGTTATTCATGGAAAGAAGTTTTTGGAACTGCTTTTTTCGGATTTTTACCTTTACTGTATTTTGTTTTTTATAATTATAAGATTGTTTTTGTTCTTTTGCCTGTTTTTATCTTTCGATGGTATTTAGCGCGCTATTTCAAAAAATGGATTGGTGGTTATACAGGCGATTGTTTGGGTGCTACTCAACAAGTTTGTGAAGTTGTTTTTTATATTTCAATAGTAATTTTATGGAAGTTTATTTAATACGGCATACAGAAACTGTTTGTGAAAAAGGCATTTGTTATGGTCAAGCCGATGTGACTATTCAAGAACCATTTGAGCATTTGTTTCAAGAAATAAAAGACCAACTTCCTTCTGAAGAAATGAAAGTAATTTCAAGTCCATTAAAAAGATGCACCGTTTTAGCCGATTTTCTTTCGAATGAAAAGATTGAAAAAGACAAACGTTTAATGGAAATGGATTTTGGTAATTGGGAACTTAAAAATTGGAATGATATTCCTCAGGAAGAGTTAAACCCTTGGATGAAAGATTTTGTTTCGGTTCAAGTGCCAAATGGAGAATCTTTTGAAATATTATATGATAGAGTGCTTTCTTTTATTGAAGATTTAAGAATACAACAGCATAAAAAAGTCGCAATTGTAACGCATGCGGGTGTAATTAGAAGTTTCTTATGTTACCAACAAAATTTACCTTTAAAAGAGGCTTTTCAAAATAAAGTTACCTTTGGACAAATTATAAAAATAATACTTTAAATTATGAATACGGATTCAAAAGAATTTATGGCTGCACTATATACAATAATTGCTATTCATGTGATTATTGGTCTTATTATTTTGGTGCGTAAAATGAGGAAAAAGAAAAAGAAATGAAAAGCTTTTTTATAAAAAGGAATAAGAAAAAACAAATTTTATTTATCAGTTAAACTAAAAGTAATTATTGAAGCATATTTCACTGCTACAATTTTGCCTTTTTGCTCACCTGGAATGAATTTTGGAAGCTTTGATATAATTCTAATGGCTTCTTCTTCAAAAAGAGTATAAAAATCTTGATTTGTAGCTTTGATTTTAGTTTTTAAATTGGTAATATTTCCTTCTTTTGAAATTTCAAATTGTACAATTGCTTTTGCTTCAACTTTATTTTGTTTTGCAGCTTTAGGATATTTTAAATGTTTTTTAATATGTTCTTGTAGTTTTTCGTGAAAGCAAGCTTTGTTTTCAGTTTCGGTAGTGTATTTACAATTTACAAAAGATGGTGTTTTGTCTATAAAAGCATAAGGTAATATTAAATCTTCATCAAAATCACTTACTTCTACAACAGTTGGTTGAACCACAACAGGCTCAGAATTATGTCTGTCAATAGCAGGTTCGTTTGTAGTTTGCGAAAAACTATTTAAAACTAATAAAAGCGCAAAAAATGTAAATACAGATTTCATATTTAAAATATATAATTTCAAAAATAGTATTAAATCTTGTAATATGCTAAAATATATGTACTTTTGCACTCGAATTTTGGTTGTTGTTTTGAAAATCTTTTTTTAGAACAACATTAAAAGGGAATTAGGTTTAATGCCTAAGCTGTACCCGCAACTGTAAGCTACAAAGCTTGTTATTATCTACATACCACTGAGTTAATTGATTTCTATCAATGTCTTGGGAAGGTGAATAACAAGACGCAAGCCAGGAGACCTGCCACATTCGTTAGTAACAAAC
It includes:
- the cobT gene encoding nicotinate-nucleotide--dimethylbenzimidazole phosphoribosyltransferase, which translates into the protein MKDLYEIITSRRDTRHFTTDKVPNEVLEKAIEAGHHAPSVGLTDATRYYVIESVSIKKKIKELFLTYHEKAANATDDEAQKESYLKLKLEAIEEAPIGMVIAYDRSVLDSFTIGTIGSNEAIKFSAVCAAQNIWLSLTEQGYSMGWVSILNYYDFKSILNIPEHIEPLGYFCIGKPATDYGNQPMLQQLHWKEKKTVANVIKVKEIQEVTKTTFTIEKETTFKSEDLVQKLQYKIDHKTKPEGALGLLEKLALQIGLAFKTETPQIQNPHIVVFAADHGIANHGVSAYPQEVTRQMITNFLEGGAAINVFCKQSNIALEIVDAGVNYDFPTNINLINKKVAKGTQSFLQTAAMSYTEMELCFQNGATVVNEIHQKGSNCIGFGEMGIGNTSTASVLMTVLTSFSIEECVGKGTGVTNEKLENKINILSKAIQNYTGSNELEELIAHFGGFEILQMAGGMLQAYQNNMLILVDGFISSVAFLIAYKKKPAIKANTIFCHCSEEKAHKTLLDYLEVEPVLHLNMRLGEGSGCAVAFPIIQSAIGFLNEMASFESSGVSNK
- a CDS encoding energy transducer TonB, with protein sequence MKSVFTFFALLLVLNSFSQTTNEPAIDRHNSEPVVVQPTVVEVSDFDEDLILPYAFIDKTPSFVNCKYTTETENKACFHEKLQEHIKKHLKYPKAAKQNKVEAKAIVQFEISKEGNITNLKTKIKATNQDFYTLFEEEAIRIISKLPKFIPGEQKGKIVAVKYASIITFSLTDK
- a CDS encoding bifunctional adenosylcobinamide kinase/adenosylcobinamide-phosphate guanylyltransferase, producing MFYLITGGERSGKSGYGQDLAMSLSKNPMYVATARNWDGDFQKRIDRHQKDRDENWINIEKEKHLSEIDFSGKVALIDCVTLWLTNFFVDTKNDVELCLEQAKKEIELVLQQEDITLIVITNEIGMGVHAATHVGRKFTELQGWINQYLAKKADKVVLMVSGIPVPIK
- a CDS encoding DUF5522 domain-containing protein gives rise to the protein MNTVREKICSVCQIPFGCGNPSKEISCWCNELPPIFSLDQIADCLCPACLKQATIKKIDEYVATITPENSLTNKAKDLPKTTHLVENIDYYLENGNYVFTKWFHLKRGSCCANGCRHCPY
- a CDS encoding Dph6-related ATP pyrophosphatase — encoded protein: MKVLSSWSGGKDSCYALMQAVKEGLQPTVLLNMMNENGKVSRSHGIPLAILEQQATQINVPLVAVPASWSQYEENYIATLHKIKEEYQIEGVVFGDIDLESHREWEEKVCKAANLKAFLPLWQQDRIALVNQMLNAGIETMIVSCNLEMGENYLGKILTKELALELEAKGIDPCGENGEFHTLVINCPLFRNQIQLPKFEVKTYDNYCFVVWE
- the cobC gene encoding alpha-ribazole phosphatase, encoding MEVYLIRHTETVCEKGICYGQADVTIQEPFEHLFQEIKDQLPSEEMKVISSPLKRCTVLADFLSNEKIEKDKRLMEMDFGNWELKNWNDIPQEELNPWMKDFVSVQVPNGESFEILYDRVLSFIEDLRIQQHKKVAIVTHAGVIRSFLCYQQNLPLKEAFQNKVTFGQIIKIIL
- a CDS encoding adenosylcobinamide-GDP ribazoletransferase, translated to MKKEIDIFFTALMFYTRIPCPKKITHDPDYLNKATRYFPLIGWIVGLFSGVVFIAFTQILPVTISVLLSMIASILTTGAFHEDGFADVCDGFGGGWNKEKILKIMKDSAIGAYGAIGILLLLVLKYSVLVEILSAQSNIVTILLIFIAAHAVSRWAAATIIFTNEYVREDELSKSKPIAKSYSWKEVFGTAFFGFLPLLYFVFYNYKIVFVLLPVFIFRWYLARYFKKWIGGYTGDCLGATQQVCEVVFYISIVILWKFI